CTGCACGAAGAACTGTGTGACCGTGATTCTGTACCTGCCAAGTGTAAATGGCCAGCAGCTCCATCACCTCCTGTACCAGACAATCCCCAGCTGCAGTCCAGAGCATCATTGGACTCTATAATCGGGGAAGGATGTAGAATTCAAGTGGTATGTTTCTCATTCTTACACTTACACTCTTGAGTCTTCCATCCTAAGAATTTGTAAAGAATTATTCCCTTTGTGTCCAGATCATTCTTTGCATACTTACACCAGTTGTCCCTTTGAAGGGGAGAGTACTCACTTATGGAAAGCAAGCAGGATTTTGGCCCTCTCTTTTTACAACATTTGTACTTATAGAGAAAAGGAATTGCTCTGTTATGGCTGGACATACCCCTGTCTCATCACTGAATATGAAAGGACTTTGCACAAAGTTTCTTATAGCAATTGTTTATTTTGTATTCTGTACTCTTTGTAAGGTGTTTGTTTTGAGGGTGGGAGAAGTGTTTTCTTTTATTGACATAGCTGTTTCGGTTCAAAAATAACAGTAGTTTGTATTTTGCTCTACTGAAACAAAACAGTGcactaggaaaaaaaacaaaacaaagatctTTAGACATCTAAAAGCTCTTCTCCCCACTGATTCTAACAATATAAAGTCAGATCAAATGTTGAGGCCTAAAAACCTCAATTGCCACAACTCATGCATTCTTTCCAAGGGTGAAGGACTGAAATGGCTTGGAATACAGAATGATGTGTTAAAGAAAACCCATGCTTGTTTTCAAAAATTGACGTTTGTTTCTgattggtaaaattttcaaaagcgcctaagtgtcattgaaagtcaatgggacttaggctcctaagtcagctAGGCACTTTTGAACTGTTACTCTCTGTTTTTAAATCTCAACTTTTAAAGAGAGGATAGGGACAGGAAAATAAGGCTTTTTTAATGCAGAATCAGGGGCACTTGAAAAGACTGCCATTTTTTCAGTTCCTTTGCTTTTCTTTGGTTTTGTAAGAGGTGTATTATTTTCAGTATTCTAATTCATGAAAACATGACTTGTTTGGTTTAGTGACATTTGTAGAAGTAGTGGGGACTTATCATATAATAATCATTTAgtgtttttcatccatagatcaaAATGCATTTTACAAGGAGTTAAGTTTCATTATTCTCATTTCagggatgggaaactgaggtttAGAGCAGTTAGAACCCAAAACCACACAGGTCCTTTTTCAAAGCttattaagtcaatggaaaaactcataTTGTCTTAAAAGGCTCTGGATAAGTTCCACATTGTATAAGTGGCAGAGTTGGGTGTGAAACtcaggtctcttgactcccagtcttGTGTCCTATCCTCTGGATGTGGTGTGAAGTTTCTTCAAGCTTACAGGTCCTTAAAATACTCTCTTGTTGGATTCTGCTACAAATCAATGCCAACTAATGATGATATGGCTGATTACAATTTAAACACTTGTGAACTGAACTTGAAATGACAATTATCAGGgggtagttgtgttagtctgtatctacaaaaacaacaaggagtctggtggcaccttaaagactaacagatttatttgggcataagctttcgtgggtaaaaacctcaacgaagaagtgaggtttttacccacgaaagcttatgcccaaataaatctgttagtctttaaggtgccaccagactccttgttgtttttgagatGACAATGAATGTATAAGCTATTTGCAAGACTCCTGTATGTGCCCCTGGAGAGATGTTCCCACATAATTACTTTGAAAGTGCATGTAATGTATTCCTATAGTGAGAAATGTTAGAGCCTCTGAATGAAATTTGCTGCTTTGCATGGTTATTTTCTCACTTTAACTGAAGCACTTTAACTGGAACACCTGCTTTAGCATTTGTAGTATGGGGTCATTGCCAAATGCAACTTGTAAACCAAGTTAAAAAGTGAGGAAAAATGATCTGAGGGAAAAATGAAAGCGCTGGATTGTGATATTTGTAACCTCTGTCTCTGGACTTGAGTGGGTCCTGGCAACCACAGAAAACCAGCGAACTGAGTAGGGATGATAGGACCTGAAGCAATGGCACAAAACCCCAAAGTCAGTAGTCACTGTGAACTGGTTCAAAATCATGTATGTActgtttatatatacacacacacacatacatttaaTACTTCTTTCTTGAGCCTTTTGCTCAGAGGTATCCTCAGGGATTCCACTACTGCACTTAGTTTGGCAGGCATCTATCTCGCTTTTGCTGTGGTGGTTCTGAGGACAGGAAACTTGatcacagtgatttttttttttaaataatattttaaaaacataaacatAAACTATTGTGCAGAGTGCCAAGCACCTTGATGGTGCTGGTGGTTGTTTACAAATTTTGTAATACAGGCCTCACCATGAAAGTGCTACTTTTGCAATTTTTGCCTGTTCATATTGAATGTAAGAGTGTTTAGGTAATATAACACCTTGCCTTTCTACTTTTGTTTAAACATAAAATCCAAGAAAAATATAGACAGATTCAGCTAATGCATTttatgtgtatttttttaaatagtcaaatTAGTGGTGATAGAGTAGTCAGCCAAAAAATTTTGTGTTGAGGTTAGTTGGTTAGAAAatgttttgagaaccactgatttgcATGGATGTATTGCGGCTAGTTAATGCTACCACTAAGCCTATCAGAAGACTTGTGGCAAgtacttttcctttttaaaaaatataacagCAATGGGTTAATGTGGTGTCTAACTATGAAATTTTATTCTAATTGCCAGTTTGGGAGTACTAAAATCCTTAGTGAATTGGATGCATTGACTGAGTCAGACTGTGTAGTGTAGCATTAGCAGTTGCTTTTGAAACAATCTCAGGTTTCTGCTTATGTGCTTGGCAGTCTCAAAATACTAATGTGAAGCAAAGCTCTTTAATCTCAAAACTTCATTTCTTAATTTGCATGCCATATGATTCTTTGTCTTCTATTtgatattattaataattttatcAAAGCAGAGGAccaaacttatttttttaaaaatttaagaaAAGCAGAGAAGGCATTATTGTCCAAACACAGCCCTCCCACCTGTTTGAAATACCACTGTTCCCTAGTAAAACACCCTGTTGAAAACTAGGAGGTGAGTTCATTCATAGAGCTTGATTCCCTGGCATCTGGGAATTTAGAATTAGGTTCAGAATATAAAGTCTGAAATGAATATCACTTTGTATTTTGCTATGAAATACTGGACAACTTCATATTTGCCAATCATAATATCAGGCCATATGCTTTATCAAGCCTAAAGTAGATGCATTTTGTGCATATAGAGATGTGTGTATAGATAAACACCCCCCGCATACACATAACCCAGACCATTGCTAattccattttaacatttttctaatgtttttgcTTTCTTCTTAATTCTAATATAGTGATGACATGAATTAATATTTGAAAGAAACATGGTCTTGCAGTTAAATCACGGGAATctggagatctggattctgttcctggatTCTTCCACATATTTCCTGtgggaccttggacaagtcattcaacctctttgtttcagtttccccatctatagaaTGATAAAATGGTGACAATACTTATTTCCCAGGAGTGATGAGAGGATTAATTCACTTATGTGGTAAAGTTCAGTAATTTTTGTTAGGTCTGTGGAGGGAATGTGCTAGTGAAGTGCGAAGTTATAATACACAtgattgttgtgtagacatataTTACATTACTCAAAAAAActactcagaagttaggaaatgccagagtttaTTCAGTGCTCTTGTGTGTATTGCAttacaatacagtctttaattacatgatcacataccatttttttccacaggacccctgtctcattcagtgcacagagtgAATGGTAGTCACTTAATGAGTAGCTATTCAGTAATTTGTTCAAATGTTGAAAGTATGGCCCCAgatcttatttactgcacactattcaaaccatgctttgaagacagaattattaatttcctcgtAGACTTTTCTATGAtgttaagtactctgaaaaatcaggttctaGGTGTCTCagagtggcagagtccaggaaagctttaAGTTAGcactccatgcattcagctgtgcccgatcagtgcgggaggactgcatgagctcggaaaacatgtcattgcgataacctcagggacggagatgatagggggagcatagaaacatttgcacttgagggaggataaaaagggagagtaaaatttaagatgatacatttctgagaacaaaagggggactctttcacagtgaatcaagcaattcacagcagacagcccatgtgctttaggtacaaggtcgcattttgccttttatattgagtgcctgccagtATGACGCAGGAACTCTGTGGTAaaggcaggaatagaatccagttctccagggcagcattcaactatcttcatctcctttctcttcctgcaatcctctGCCTCATCATTATACACCTATACAATTTACTTCTCATCATTTGTAATTCacagataattttaaaaaatgtaaataagtTCTACATTTTATACATATATGGCTCACACATATAATAGTTGATGCAATGAGAGAGGCAATTTTGTAACTGGTGGAGTGAAGAAGTCTCTTTGATATGTACTTAGAAGTAGTCTCTCTCAACAGTACATTGGCCAAGTATTACAAGGATTTCTGAGATGAGATATGTGAGTTGCCTACTTTACAGATAAAAATTCAAACTAGAGAGCTGGGATAGAGAAAAATAGAGGACCCCTCTGAACTGAGAGAAGATGGAGGTAAAATGGTGAGGTTGAGGATAAGTTAAGAGACTGGAGCCGACGATAAGTAGTGCTACGAGTAAATAACTGGTGGTGTagacattttgtttgctttttgttcaAAGAATTTTCAAAGAAATACAACCACAGAAACTAACACATACTGGGTTTTGAGgggtaaaaaaataataaagcttGGTGGAGAAGAAATACCATTTACTTGTGAAGGAAAGAGCAGTTTTGTTTTCTTATGGCCAATGTACATATTTGGTGAAAGGGTATgaaaggatcaggccctttccttttttaaatgaatattctTTGGATAAACAGCAAATAAACAAGGAGAATGGATGCTTTCATGTTTTATAATGTTTGTGTGTTCTCTGTTCATTGTAGTCTGTTATTCTGCCTGTTCACAATACTGAATGTTGGTTGGATGAATGCTTGAAGTCAGTTGTGGAGCAAGATTTTGAAGGTACCATGGAGTTGTCTGTGTTTAATGATGCTAGTAAGgtatgtatattttatatttagttttaaaatattatctaACCTAATTCTTGTaagaatttttatttactttatctTACCCTATAAGTTAAAATTGATGCCTCTATGTCATCACTTTCTCAGGACAATTCAATTAATATAATTGAAAAATGGAAGTTCAAGTTAGAAGATGTGGGTATTCGGGTTGTCATTGGTGGTCATGATTCACCTCAACCCCAAGGAGGTATGTTGTTGAAAAGTGATTTTAAAGAATGGCTAAATAATTTGGTTTGGCGGGCACACTTTATTGTTAGTTTAAGAATGGTCTCTGCAGTAAGCTGGAATTGCTATAGAAAATCATTTTCTGGAGATCCACATTCAGAGAGACAGCCCAAAtaaagacagaatttggccctacttTTTGATGTTAGTGGAAGTTGTCTGTACATGCAGGAAGATGGAATATGGCTTAATTATTTATACTTTACTCAGCAAAAATTTTTTGTTTATAATGTATTAACAATGTTGCCAACTCCTGCAATTTTTTATAAATCTGGAGATACGTGGTGGTGTTCTTAACACCCTTGGTCCTGGATACAAATGATTACATGAAAACAACAATGAGTCCGgtggctccttaaagactaacagatttatttgggcataagctttcgtgggtaaaaaacaccacttcttcagatgcatggagatgATTACATGagtatctcagctttcatttaaaaaaaaaaagtaagtttctaggctGCAGAGTTGCAGAGAAAACCCTGAATATGTGAACTGAGTGTACCCAAAAGATTTagaaagcagaaggcaaaagTAAAAAGAACTGCAAatttattagtttttaaaatatcatgatAGGTTTTAAAATATCTCATGTTGTTTTGCAGccagactcatgatttttaaacacttgGGGTTTGCAGTACCGTATACATTTAGTCAGATGCATTGGATCTTATAATGCTGGGCAGTAATACAGTTCTTTTAGTTAGTTAGTTGAactaatttattttttcagtatGTGTTCTTGGGAACAAAGTCTATTTTCATGtataatgtaatttaatttaaaggcTTTGTTATGGGAGGGATTTGTCCTTTTCCACAGCCTTTGTTGCAGAGCATGAAGATGCTAGGCCTATTTTGTGTATTAGTTCCAGTACTTGAATGACTCTAAATATGGTTACATTTGGATCCAAGTCAGAAATAAAGAAGTGGCTCTGAAGTGGAGTCATCATTGGCTGGTAAATAACAAATTCAAGTTGTATTACCAAGGTCAACTACTATAGAATGAAGATAggctgagccctggtctacactacagggttaggttgaatttagccgcattaggtcgattttataatgaatgtgtCTAAACAAGTAACCCTGTTCCTTCGACccaaagggctcttaaaatcaacttctgtattcctcccc
The window above is part of the Chrysemys picta bellii isolate R12L10 chromosome 12, ASM1138683v2, whole genome shotgun sequence genome. Proteins encoded here:
- the LOC135974786 gene encoding queuosine-tRNA galactosyltransferase-like isoform X2, which encodes MSEEVGAPRSPVSAAGGHVPFLHEELCDRDSVPAKCKWPAAPSPPVPDNPQLQSRASLDSIIGEGCRIQVSVILPVHNTECWLDECLKSVVEQDFEGTMELSVFNDASKDNSINIIEKWKFKLEDVGIRVVIGGHDSPQPQGVGFAKNQAVIQSSGTYLCFLDSDDVMMPQRVRLQHEAAIQHPNSSTKWISFCPIEEGGRPVAQAIASCDLTIQMEN
- the LOC135974786 gene encoding queuosine-tRNA galactosyltransferase-like isoform X1, with protein sequence MSEEVGAPRSPVSAAGGHVPFLHEELCDRDSVPAKCKWPAAPSPPVPDNPQLQSRASLDSIIGEGCRIQVSVILPVHNTECWLDECLKSVVEQDFEGTMELSVFNDASKDNSINIIEKWKFKLEDVGIRVVIGGHDSPQPQGVGFAKNQAVIQSSGTYLCFLDSDDVMMPQRVRLQHEAAIQHPNSSTKWISFCPIEEGGRPVAQAIASCDLTIQVNQRSSFLVREIGGF
- the LOC135974786 gene encoding queuosine-tRNA galactosyltransferase-like isoform X4 codes for the protein MSEEVGAPRSPVSAAGGHVPFLHEELCDRDSVPAKCKWPAAPSPPVPDNPQLQSRASLDSIIGEGCRIQVSVILPVHNTECWLDECLKSVVEQDFEGTMELSVFNDASKDNSINIIEKWKFKLEDVGIRVVIGGHDSPQPQGVGFAKNQAVIQSSGTYLCFLDSDDVMMPQRVRLQHEAAIQHPNSMEN